A part of Gramella sp. MAR_2010_147 genomic DNA contains:
- a CDS encoding DoxX family protein produces MLSIKSLNKWANAHTYYWLDVLRVALGVFFFIKGINFISQTETLVELIEPLRGFGGTMLVVHYVASAHLVGGILIAFGLLTRWALIVQIPILLGAILINFLGIMMVPNLILALVVSAFTIFFIFYGSGKHSADYLMKMGY; encoded by the coding sequence ATGTTAAGCATCAAATCACTTAATAAATGGGCCAATGCACATACGTACTATTGGTTAGATGTCTTAAGGGTAGCTCTGGGTGTTTTCTTTTTTATTAAGGGGATCAATTTTATTTCTCAAACTGAAACCCTGGTAGAATTAATTGAACCACTTAGAGGTTTTGGCGGGACTATGTTAGTTGTTCATTATGTAGCTTCGGCACATCTTGTAGGCGGAATCCTAATTGCTTTTGGACTTCTTACCAGATGGGCTCTCATAGTTCAAATACCAATTCTTCTTGGAGCGATTCTCATTAATTTCCTTGGAATTATGATGGTCCCTAATCTTATCCTGGCACTGGTAGTATCTGCATTTACCATTTTTTTCATCTTTTATGGCTCCGGAAAACATTCCGCAGACTATTTGATGAAAATGGGTTATTAG
- a CDS encoding M24 family metallopeptidase, translating into MKKILLLLVLIFTNIAQSQILAERERSKIVDQILDERFNEVLPDLMDRTGIDMWILISREYNEDPVLRTMLPSTWLNARRRTILVFNRDKSQDTLEKLAIARYNIGKNIDSAWDKEKQPDQWEALVDIIKDRDPEKIGLNISKNFGIADGLVKTDFDEFTAALPDEYKNRIISAEDLAVGWIETRTFREMTIYSSLVALTHDIIDEAFSSGVIQPGVTTTDDVVWWMRQKVTDLGLETWFHPTVDIQRNEEKLVDHITAFSNDNGSSVILPGDLLHCDFGVTYLGLNTDCQQMAYVLREGEVEAPEFLQQAFNRGNELQDILTSNFETGLSGNEILSRSLEEAKNKGLKASIYTHPLGLYGHSAGPTIGMWDQQDGVPGTGDYSLFENTVYAIELNTEVEIPEWNKNIRIMLEEAGFWGENGFRYVNKRQRNLMLIPSEEAEN; encoded by the coding sequence ATGAAAAAAATACTTCTGCTGTTAGTGCTCATATTTACAAATATAGCACAGAGCCAGATTCTTGCTGAACGAGAAAGGTCTAAAATTGTAGATCAAATACTTGATGAACGGTTTAACGAGGTGCTACCAGACCTTATGGACAGGACCGGAATTGATATGTGGATTTTGATCTCCCGCGAATATAATGAAGACCCGGTATTAAGAACCATGCTTCCATCTACCTGGTTAAATGCGAGAAGAAGGACAATTCTGGTTTTTAACCGGGATAAGTCTCAGGATACACTCGAGAAACTGGCGATTGCCAGGTATAATATTGGGAAAAATATAGATTCGGCCTGGGATAAGGAGAAACAGCCAGATCAATGGGAAGCTCTTGTTGATATTATAAAAGATAGGGATCCAGAAAAAATAGGTCTCAATATTTCAAAAAACTTTGGGATTGCAGATGGATTGGTAAAAACCGATTTCGATGAATTTACTGCTGCATTACCAGATGAGTATAAGAACAGAATCATATCTGCCGAAGATCTTGCAGTAGGTTGGATCGAGACAAGAACTTTCCGGGAGATGACGATTTATAGTTCTTTGGTAGCACTTACTCATGACATTATTGATGAGGCATTCAGTTCAGGAGTGATCCAGCCAGGGGTGACCACCACGGATGATGTGGTATGGTGGATGCGACAGAAAGTTACAGATCTGGGGTTGGAAACATGGTTTCATCCCACCGTGGATATTCAAAGAAATGAAGAAAAGCTAGTAGATCATATCACCGCTTTTTCAAACGATAACGGAAGTTCTGTAATTCTGCCAGGGGATTTGCTGCATTGTGATTTTGGGGTTACCTATTTGGGATTAAATACAGATTGTCAGCAAATGGCCTATGTACTTAGGGAAGGGGAAGTAGAGGCGCCTGAATTTCTTCAACAGGCTTTTAACAGGGGAAATGAACTTCAGGATATTCTTACTTCAAATTTTGAAACCGGATTAAGCGGAAATGAAATATTAAGTCGAAGTTTAGAAGAAGCAAAAAATAAGGGATTAAAAGCTTCCATATATACACATCCTCTTGGTTTGTATGGGCATTCTGCAGGGCCAACTATTGGAATGTGGGATCAGCAGGACGGCGTTCCGGGAACTGGAGATTACTCGTTATTTGAAAATACGGTATATGCAATAGAGTTAAATACGGAGGTGGAAATTCCCGAATGGAATAAAAATATCAGGATCATGCTGGAAGAAGCAGGGTTTTGGGGCGAAAATGGGTTTAGATATGTAAATAAAAGGCAAAGGAATCTTATGCTAATTCCTTCGGAAGAAGCTGAAAACTAA
- a CDS encoding metal-dependent hydrolase, whose amino-acid sequence MKITFYGQNSLALKIGDINVIVDPFITGNDLSKDKVDIKDIKADYILLTHAHQDHILDAEAIAKNTGAVIVSNFEIANHYEAKGFEIHPMNHGGSWDFEFGKVKYVNAIHTSSFPDGSYGGQPGGFVIEGEHKNIYIAGDTALTMDMKLIPMHTKLDIAVLPIGDNFTMGVEDAIIASDFIECDKIIGCHYDTFGYIEIDHEEAKRKFYEKGKDLMLLDIGESIEL is encoded by the coding sequence ATGAAAATCACATTTTACGGTCAGAACAGTCTGGCATTGAAAATAGGAGATATAAATGTTATTGTAGATCCATTTATTACCGGGAATGACCTTTCTAAAGATAAAGTTGATATTAAAGATATAAAAGCTGATTATATCCTGCTCACACATGCTCACCAGGATCATATCTTGGATGCAGAGGCTATAGCTAAAAATACTGGAGCCGTCATTGTGAGTAATTTTGAAATAGCCAATCACTATGAAGCAAAAGGTTTTGAAATTCACCCAATGAATCATGGCGGAAGCTGGGATTTTGAATTCGGAAAAGTGAAATATGTGAATGCGATTCACACCAGCTCTTTTCCAGATGGTAGTTATGGAGGCCAGCCCGGCGGATTTGTGATAGAAGGAGAGCATAAAAACATTTATATCGCCGGGGATACAGCTTTAACGATGGATATGAAGTTGATCCCAATGCATACAAAACTCGATATTGCTGTCCTGCCCATTGGAGATAACTTTACCATGGGTGTTGAAGACGCCATCATTGCAAGCGATTTTATAGAATGTGATAAGATCATTGGCTGTCATTATGATACTTTTGGGTATATCGAAATAGATCATGAAGAAGCTAAAAGGAAATTTTATGAAAAAGGGAAAGATTTGATGTTGCTGGACATTGGAGAATCAATAGAATTGTAA
- a CDS encoding AMP-binding protein gives MTNTYKIPETHPDFRLNKRHFTNVELRQVAYSYIKEGEPFEQQIGDFLLDWLKPTSYIEVHTSGSTGTPKKIRLEKQHMINSALATSKFFKLPAHTTALMCLPAEYIAGKMMLVRAMFLGWHLDTVPPSSNPLDRVFKVYDFSAMTPFQLDNSIARLHLVKKMIIGGGAVSPRLRKMLRDVDSVLFETYGMTETCSHIAAKKLNPEKKKKNERPFKLMPNVSIAQDDRGCLIIKAPNILDEEIITNDVVEIITYKKFLWKGRYDNIINSGGIKLFPEQIEQKLNKVLDRRFFVTSMPDDSLGEKLILFVEDDFSEETIDQLKEKIDHIKSLDKYEKPKKIYLIEKFEETPNGKIHRENTLKSKVS, from the coding sequence ATGACAAATACATATAAAATACCTGAAACCCATCCAGATTTTAGGCTCAATAAAAGACATTTTACAAATGTTGAGCTTAGACAGGTGGCTTACAGTTATATCAAAGAAGGGGAACCTTTTGAGCAACAAATAGGGGATTTTTTATTAGACTGGTTAAAACCAACGTCTTATATAGAGGTACATACTTCAGGTTCTACCGGTACACCTAAAAAAATACGTCTGGAAAAGCAGCATATGATCAATTCTGCTTTGGCAACTTCAAAATTCTTTAAATTACCAGCACACACGACCGCTTTGATGTGTCTTCCTGCTGAATATATTGCGGGCAAAATGATGCTTGTTAGGGCGATGTTTCTAGGCTGGCATTTAGATACCGTACCACCTTCTTCAAATCCTTTAGATCGGGTCTTTAAGGTTTATGATTTTTCTGCAATGACGCCTTTTCAATTAGATAATTCCATAGCAAGGTTACATCTCGTTAAAAAAATGATCATTGGTGGCGGAGCTGTTTCACCGCGTCTGCGAAAAATGCTAAGAGACGTAGATTCGGTTTTATTCGAAACCTATGGCATGACAGAAACCTGCAGTCACATAGCCGCAAAAAAACTCAATCCGGAGAAAAAGAAAAAAAATGAGCGACCCTTCAAATTAATGCCAAATGTAAGTATAGCTCAGGATGATAGAGGTTGTCTAATAATTAAAGCTCCAAATATTCTGGACGAAGAAATTATTACCAACGATGTGGTGGAGATCATTACATACAAGAAATTTCTTTGGAAAGGCAGGTATGATAACATTATAAACTCAGGAGGTATTAAGTTATTTCCAGAGCAGATCGAGCAAAAGTTGAATAAAGTGCTTGATCGTCGGTTTTTTGTTACTTCCATGCCCGATGATTCCCTGGGTGAGAAGCTGATCCTTTTCGTAGAAGACGATTTTTCAGAAGAGACTATAGATCAGCTTAAAGAAAAGATCGATCATATTAAATCTTTAGATAAATATGAAAAGCCAAAGAAAATCTATCTTATAGAAAAATTTGAAGAAACTCCCAATGGCAAAATTCACCGCGAAAATACGCTGAAAAGTAAGGTGAGTTAA
- a CDS encoding glycosyltransferase family 2 protein, with protein MKIAVVILNWNGKYLLKEFLPSVISFSEEASIYVADNASSDGSVEYLKLNHPEVTIIRNKKNAGYAGGYNLALKEVPEDIHILLNSDVEVTEDWLLPILEVFNSEPKTAAVQPKILDHKKKDHFEYAGAAGGYIDKFGYPFCRGRIFNELEEDLGQYNSDEYIFWASGACLAIRKNAFDEIGGLDEDFFAHQEEIDLCWRLLHKGYKIKFVSASRVFHVGGATLKDINPKKTFYNFRNGLFLLLKNVESSRLFYILFIRMILDGIAAFKFIFEGKFNHFLAILKAHSSFYRHYGKIYKKRPKEFIFRKYYLISSVVYAHFIKKKNKFRDL; from the coding sequence ATGAAAATAGCAGTCGTCATTTTAAACTGGAATGGAAAGTATCTATTAAAGGAATTTCTTCCCTCTGTAATTTCATTCTCTGAAGAAGCAAGTATATATGTTGCTGATAATGCCTCCAGTGATGGTTCTGTTGAATATTTAAAATTGAACCACCCTGAGGTCACTATCATCCGGAATAAAAAAAACGCAGGATATGCAGGAGGATATAATCTTGCCTTAAAAGAAGTTCCAGAAGACATCCATATTTTACTAAATAGTGATGTAGAAGTTACCGAAGACTGGTTACTCCCAATATTAGAAGTTTTTAATAGCGAACCTAAAACCGCTGCTGTTCAGCCAAAGATTCTGGATCACAAGAAGAAGGACCATTTTGAATATGCTGGCGCTGCCGGTGGGTATATCGATAAATTCGGATATCCGTTTTGCCGGGGAAGAATTTTTAACGAGCTTGAAGAAGATCTTGGACAATATAATAGTGACGAATATATTTTCTGGGCAAGTGGAGCCTGCCTGGCGATACGAAAGAATGCATTTGATGAAATTGGAGGATTAGATGAAGATTTCTTTGCTCATCAGGAAGAGATAGACCTTTGCTGGAGACTTTTGCATAAAGGTTATAAGATAAAATTTGTAAGTGCATCCAGAGTTTTTCATGTGGGCGGAGCTACATTAAAGGATATAAATCCTAAAAAAACATTCTATAATTTTAGAAACGGGCTTTTCTTACTTTTAAAGAACGTGGAGTCCTCACGACTTTTTTATATTTTATTTATTAGAATGATCCTGGATGGGATCGCTGCATTTAAATTTATTTTTGAAGGAAAATTCAATCATTTTCTCGCCATTTTAAAGGCCCATTCCAGCTTTTACAGGCATTACGGAAAAATTTATAAGAAAAGACCGAAAGAATTCATTTTCAGGAAATACTATCTTATTTCTTCCGTTGTATATGCACATTTTATTAAGAAAAAAAACAAGTTCCGGGATCTTTAA
- a CDS encoding M1 family metallopeptidase — translation MWNKLLIVIALFTGFFSEAQIVGENHSNYTEADTLRGSLRPERTNFDVKKYHLKLKIEPEKQFISGSNTISFKVQEDLPVMQLDLFENMQIDSIIHNNKALKYERKYNAVFINFEDTLKKGALDSIQFYYHGNPIIAENAPWDGGFVWSEDKNGNPWIGVAVQGTGASLWYPNKDHQSDEPEEARMDIAVPTGLTNVSNGRFIKKTDLKNGFTEWSWKVINPINNYNIMINVGKYAHFSDRYKDLDLDYYVLEYNLNKAKEQFAEVKDMMACFYEKMGPYPFEEDGFKLVETPYLGMEHQSAVAYGNEYKKGYLGRDLSGTGIGLKWDYIIIHESGHEWYGNSITAIDIADMWIQEGFTSYTESIYVECRWGKQEALEYLRGTRRGVRNKETIIGDYGVNAEGSGDMYFKGANILNTIRSIYDNDELWWDTFRNYTKTFKHQTITTIDTEEFFNKATKVDLQPVFDQYLRHASLPVLQLRQADDQILYRWKANVANFKMPVDLIIDEEEIRFYPTSEWQSFETGEELDELKVNDLEFYINTEIVK, via the coding sequence ATGTGGAATAAATTACTCATTGTAATCGCCCTTTTTACAGGTTTTTTTTCCGAAGCTCAGATCGTTGGAGAAAACCATTCTAATTATACCGAAGCGGATACGTTAAGAGGTTCGCTTAGGCCAGAACGTACCAATTTCGATGTCAAAAAATATCATCTAAAACTTAAGATTGAACCGGAAAAGCAATTTATCTCTGGATCCAATACGATCAGTTTTAAAGTACAGGAAGATTTGCCGGTGATGCAGCTGGATCTTTTCGAGAATATGCAAATCGATTCAATTATACATAATAACAAAGCATTGAAATATGAGCGTAAATACAATGCTGTTTTTATCAATTTTGAGGACACTTTAAAAAAAGGAGCTTTAGACTCTATTCAGTTTTATTATCACGGAAATCCTATTATAGCCGAAAATGCGCCCTGGGACGGGGGATTTGTATGGTCTGAAGATAAAAATGGGAATCCGTGGATTGGTGTCGCTGTTCAGGGAACAGGGGCCAGTTTATGGTATCCTAATAAAGATCATCAAAGTGACGAACCCGAAGAAGCCAGAATGGATATCGCAGTTCCAACGGGTCTTACCAATGTTTCTAATGGTCGATTTATTAAAAAAACTGATCTTAAGAATGGATTTACTGAGTGGAGCTGGAAAGTGATAAACCCGATTAACAATTACAATATTATGATCAATGTCGGGAAATACGCTCACTTTTCAGATAGATACAAAGACCTCGATCTTGATTATTATGTACTGGAATATAATCTAAACAAAGCCAAAGAACAGTTTGCAGAAGTAAAAGATATGATGGCTTGCTTTTACGAAAAAATGGGACCTTATCCTTTTGAAGAGGACGGGTTTAAACTTGTGGAAACTCCATACCTCGGCATGGAACATCAAAGTGCCGTGGCGTATGGGAATGAATACAAAAAAGGATATTTAGGAAGAGATCTATCAGGTACCGGAATTGGTTTAAAATGGGATTATATCATCATTCATGAATCTGGACATGAATGGTATGGAAATAGTATCACCGCAATAGATATTGCAGATATGTGGATACAGGAAGGTTTTACCAGCTATACTGAAAGTATTTATGTAGAATGTCGCTGGGGAAAACAAGAAGCCTTGGAATATCTTCGGGGTACCAGAAGAGGTGTAAGAAATAAAGAGACAATTATTGGTGATTACGGGGTAAATGCTGAAGGTTCAGGCGACATGTATTTTAAAGGGGCCAATATTTTAAATACTATTAGAAGTATTTACGATAATGATGAATTATGGTGGGATACATTTAGGAACTATACCAAAACATTTAAGCATCAAACAATCACTACCATCGACACTGAAGAGTTCTTTAATAAAGCTACCAAAGTAGACTTACAACCTGTTTTTGATCAATATTTAAGGCATGCTTCGCTACCGGTTCTTCAGTTAAGACAGGCAGATGACCAGATACTATATCGCTGGAAAGCCAATGTGGCAAATTTCAAAATGCCTGTAGACCTTATCATTGATGAAGAGGAAATAAGATTCTACCCAACTTCTGAATGGCAATCTTTTGAGACCGGAGAAGAACTGGATGAGCTAAAGGTAAATGACCTTGAATTCTATATTAATACTGAAATAGTAAAATAA
- a CDS encoding 1,4-dihydroxy-2-naphthoate polyprenyltransferase has translation MNRISSWINAARLRTLPLSISGILVGSSIAAYDGHFNLAIFSLALGTTLGLQILSNFANDYGDGVKGTDNEDRIGPARAIQSGLITQKEMFQAMIITAVATLLLAILLIYAAFGSENILSAIIFFLLGVAAIVAAIKYTVGNSAYGYRGMGDIFVFLFFGLVAVYGSYYLYSHDHEIVSVFPAISMGLLSVAVLNLNNLRDRISDEKAGKITLVVKLGDRKAKDYHYILILGALFCLLIYSAITSSELNDFIYVLAFIPLIFHLKRVVTNEDPKKLDPELKIVALSTFGIALLFALGLIW, from the coding sequence ATGAACAGAATTTCATCCTGGATAAATGCCGCTAGGCTAAGAACCCTACCACTTTCTATTTCAGGAATACTTGTGGGGAGCAGCATTGCTGCTTATGATGGTCATTTTAATCTGGCAATTTTCAGTCTGGCCTTAGGGACTACTCTGGGCCTACAAATCCTTTCCAATTTTGCCAACGATTATGGGGACGGTGTAAAGGGAACTGATAATGAAGATAGAATAGGACCGGCACGCGCCATACAAAGCGGTCTTATTACTCAAAAAGAGATGTTCCAGGCAATGATCATTACCGCTGTAGCTACCTTATTGCTTGCGATTTTACTTATTTATGCCGCTTTTGGAAGTGAAAATATTCTTTCTGCGATCATATTTTTTCTGCTGGGGGTCGCTGCCATCGTTGCCGCCATTAAATATACTGTTGGGAACTCAGCTTATGGTTACAGAGGGATGGGCGATATTTTTGTGTTCTTATTTTTTGGTTTGGTAGCTGTCTATGGCTCGTATTATTTATATAGTCATGATCATGAAATAGTTAGTGTGTTTCCAGCTATTTCAATGGGATTGCTTAGCGTAGCAGTATTAAATTTGAATAATCTAAGAGACCGAATTTCTGATGAAAAAGCGGGAAAGATTACCCTGGTAGTGAAACTGGGAGATAGAAAAGCAAAAGATTATCATTATATACTCATTTTAGGAGCTTTGTTCTGCCTGCTTATCTATTCCGCGATCACATCATCAGAGCTGAACGATTTTATATATGTACTGGCATTCATTCCTTTAATTTTTCATTTAAAACGAGTGGTCACCAATGAAGATCCTAAAAAACTCGATCCAGAATTGAAAATTGTCGCACTTTCTACCTTTGGAATTGCACTGCTTTTTGCATTAGGTTTAATTTGGTAG
- a CDS encoding type I restriction enzyme HsdR N-terminal domain-containing protein, translating into MQKLNFPQYSFRFKNNQNKIAVFDDLRKKFVILTPEEWVRQHCVKFLQSEKNYPLSLINVEKQLKIAGLTKRYDIVVFEPDGNIQIIVECKAPKIKITQDTFDQIARYNLTLKANFLMVTNGIDHFFCKMDYENENYIFLKDIPEYSKV; encoded by the coding sequence ATGCAAAAATTGAATTTCCCTCAATATTCATTTCGGTTCAAAAATAATCAAAATAAAATAGCTGTTTTTGATGATTTGAGGAAAAAATTTGTCATTCTTACCCCTGAAGAATGGGTGCGTCAACATTGCGTGAAATTCTTACAGAGTGAAAAGAATTACCCCTTAAGTCTTATTAATGTTGAAAAGCAACTCAAAATTGCGGGACTTACCAAGAGATATGATATTGTTGTTTTTGAACCTGATGGCAATATTCAAATAATCGTGGAATGCAAAGCCCCGAAAATTAAGATCACCCAAGATACATTTGACCAGATAGCGCGGTATAATTTAACTTTGAAAGCTAATTTTTTAATGGTCACGAACGGAATAGATCATTTTTTCTGTAAAATGGATTACGAAAATGAAAATTATATTTTTTTAAAAGATATTCCTGAATATTCCAAAGTATGA
- the holA gene encoding DNA polymerase III subunit delta gives MDEARQIVNDIQKGNIKPIYFLMGEEPYYIDRISDFIEENVLSEEERGFNQMLIYGRDTNIDEIVSNAKRYPMMAERQVVIVKEAQDLSRTIEKLVDYAENPQPTTVLVVCYKYKKIDKRKKLYKAVNKTGVIFEGKRLYENQVGDWITRNLKSRGYSISPKASQMLVEFLGTDLGKIDNELEKLQLICPAGTVISPEIIEENIGISKDFNNFELRKAIGEKDSLRAHRIINYFSQNPKDNPMVVTISLLFSYFSQILQYHGLNDKSKGVVAKQLKVSPYFVSDYVTAARNYPMKKVSHAISLLQETDVKSKGVGATNISQGDLLKELLVKIMN, from the coding sequence ATGGACGAAGCCAGACAGATTGTAAATGATATTCAAAAAGGAAATATTAAGCCAATTTATTTCCTGATGGGCGAAGAGCCTTATTATATAGACCGGATATCAGACTTTATAGAAGAGAATGTATTGTCTGAAGAAGAGCGCGGTTTTAACCAGATGCTAATTTACGGAAGAGATACGAACATTGATGAGATTGTAAGTAATGCTAAGCGATACCCGATGATGGCTGAAAGGCAGGTCGTGATCGTTAAGGAGGCCCAGGATCTTTCCAGAACTATAGAAAAGCTGGTGGATTATGCAGAGAATCCTCAGCCTACAACGGTTCTGGTAGTTTGCTATAAGTACAAGAAAATAGACAAACGCAAAAAACTTTATAAAGCTGTAAACAAGACCGGGGTGATTTTTGAAGGAAAGCGCTTATATGAAAATCAGGTAGGAGACTGGATCACCAGAAACTTAAAAAGTCGCGGGTATTCCATTTCTCCAAAAGCCTCTCAAATGCTCGTGGAATTTTTAGGGACAGATCTTGGAAAGATTGATAATGAGCTGGAAAAGCTTCAATTAATTTGTCCGGCAGGTACGGTAATAAGCCCCGAGATCATTGAAGAGAATATAGGGATAAGTAAGGACTTCAATAATTTTGAGCTTCGAAAAGCGATTGGAGAAAAAGACTCTTTAAGAGCTCACAGGATTATAAATTATTTCTCACAGAATCCAAAGGATAATCCAATGGTTGTGACAATATCGTTGCTGTTTTCATATTTTTCTCAGATACTTCAATACCATGGTTTAAATGATAAATCTAAAGGAGTTGTTGCAAAGCAATTAAAAGTAAGTCCTTATTTTGTTAGTGATTATGTTACGGCAGCCAGGAATTATCCTATGAAAAAAGTGAGCCATGCAATTAGTCTGCTTCAGGAAACTGATGTAAAAAGCAAAGGAGTAGGGGCAACTAATATTTCTCAGGGGGATCTTTTAAAAGAACTTCTTGTAAAAATCATGAATTAG
- a CDS encoding o-succinylbenzoate synthase, giving the protein MTASYKKYILNFKRPSGTSRGVLTEKETWFLKISDGDNFGIGECGILRSLSHDDRPDYEDKLKWVCNNINLGEEMLWEELREFPSIQFGVEMAFKSLNAKDPFLLFPSAFTFGEKTIPINGLIWMGDKQFMKEQISEKIEAGFNCIKLKIGAIDFNTELDLLESIREDFSEKEIELRVDANGAFTPKDALRKLNLLSKFQLHSIEQPVKQGQINEMANLCRKTPLPIALDEELIGITDVTEKENLIQTIKPQFAIFKPSLIGGFRGTEEWKNICETNDVQWWVTSALESNIGLNAIAQYTFTLNSELPQGLGTGGLYTNNFESPLEVYNGNIQYNPAKKWEINF; this is encoded by the coding sequence ATGACGGCATCTTATAAAAAATACATACTCAACTTTAAACGCCCCAGCGGAACTTCCCGGGGCGTTCTTACTGAAAAAGAAACCTGGTTTTTGAAAATTTCTGACGGGGATAATTTCGGAATTGGGGAATGCGGAATCCTTAGAAGCCTTAGCCATGACGATCGTCCAGATTATGAAGACAAGCTTAAATGGGTGTGTAATAATATCAATCTTGGAGAAGAAATGCTTTGGGAAGAGCTTCGGGAGTTTCCCAGCATTCAGTTTGGGGTGGAAATGGCTTTTAAAAGCCTGAATGCCAAAGATCCTTTTCTGCTGTTTCCGTCTGCTTTTACTTTCGGAGAAAAAACTATTCCCATAAACGGGCTTATCTGGATGGGTGATAAGCAATTTATGAAAGAGCAAATTTCAGAAAAGATCGAAGCGGGGTTTAATTGCATCAAATTAAAAATAGGGGCCATTGACTTTAACACAGAACTTGATCTGTTAGAATCTATTAGAGAGGATTTTTCTGAAAAGGAGATTGAATTAAGAGTTGATGCTAATGGTGCTTTTACCCCTAAGGATGCACTAAGAAAATTGAATTTACTATCTAAATTCCAACTGCATAGTATAGAACAGCCTGTAAAACAGGGACAGATTAATGAAATGGCAAATCTGTGCAGAAAAACACCACTTCCTATTGCCCTGGATGAAGAGTTAATTGGGATTACAGATGTAACAGAAAAAGAAAACCTCATACAAACAATAAAACCTCAGTTTGCTATTTTCAAGCCCAGTTTGATCGGAGGTTTTAGAGGAACTGAAGAATGGAAAAATATCTGTGAAACCAATGATGTACAATGGTGGGTCACCAGTGCATTGGAAAGTAATATTGGGTTGAATGCAATTGCACAATATACGTTTACCCTAAATTCTGAGCTACCACAAGGTTTAGGAACCGGAGGTCTATATACCAATAATTTTGAGAGTCCGTTAGAAGTTTATAACGGGAATATCCAATACAATCCTGCGAAAAAGTGGGAGATTAATTTTTAG
- a CDS encoding CPBP family intramembrane glutamic endopeptidase, with protein MFIAQAFKFKHDFWRYIIGVVMVLAGVFVGQIPLTAALFMELGVAETVTLTESEMMTVLDSNYFLFLMLLSFAVALVFLFIAVKQVHGQTLRSLTTSRSKIDWSRFWFAFGLVAVFILLTTVGDYYSNPQDYQWNFELKPFLILLVVAVLFVPLQTSFEEYFFRGYLMQGIGVLGRNRWLPLIITSVIFGGLHFFNPEVTKLGNIIMVYYIGTGFMLGIMALMDEGIELSLGFHAANNLLTALLVTADWTAFQTNSIFKDVSEPSAGWDVLIPVLVIYPLFLFIMAKKYKWSNWKEKLFGKVEKPEIIQAQDY; from the coding sequence ATGTTTATAGCACAGGCTTTTAAATTTAAGCACGATTTCTGGAGGTATATTATTGGAGTTGTCATGGTACTTGCCGGGGTTTTTGTAGGTCAAATTCCGTTAACGGCAGCTTTATTTATGGAGCTTGGTGTGGCAGAAACTGTAACTCTTACAGAGAGTGAGATGATGACCGTTTTAGATTCTAACTATTTCCTTTTTCTTATGTTGCTGTCTTTTGCGGTGGCTTTGGTCTTTCTTTTTATCGCCGTAAAGCAGGTTCATGGACAAACTTTACGCTCTCTCACCACTTCAAGGAGTAAAATAGATTGGAGTCGATTCTGGTTTGCATTTGGACTCGTAGCTGTATTTATTCTTCTTACCACCGTTGGAGATTATTATAGCAATCCGCAGGATTATCAGTGGAATTTTGAATTAAAACCCTTTCTAATTCTATTGGTAGTAGCCGTATTATTTGTTCCTCTACAAACCAGTTTTGAAGAGTATTTCTTTAGAGGATACCTAATGCAGGGAATTGGTGTGCTAGGGCGTAATCGCTGGCTCCCGTTAATTATCACTTCCGTTATTTTTGGCGGACTTCATTTTTTTAATCCGGAAGTGACAAAATTGGGTAATATCATAATGGTTTACTACATAGGTACCGGTTTTATGCTGGGTATCATGGCATTAATGGATGAAGGTATTGAACTTTCTCTAGGTTTTCACGCAGCAAATAACCTTTTAACCGCGCTACTTGTTACTGCAGACTGGACCGCTTTTCAGACAAATTCCATATTTAAGGATGTTTCTGAACCTTCTGCCGGTTGGGATGTATTAATTCCTGTATTGGTTATCTATCCGCTATTTCTTTTCATTATGGCAAAAAAATACAAATGGTCTAACTGGAAGGAAAAATTATTCGGAAAGGTAGAGAAGCCTGAGATCATCCAGGCTCAGGATTATTAA